A genomic stretch from Camarhynchus parvulus unplaced genomic scaffold, STF_HiC, whole genome shotgun sequence includes:
- the LOC115915885 gene encoding cytohesin-2-like, with the protein MMEAFAQRYCLCNPGVFTCTDTCYVLSFAVIMLNTSLHNPNASCDKPRPKLRAGQIKGINGGDLPEELLRNLYESIRSEPFKIPEDDGNDLTHTFFNPDREGWLLKL; encoded by the exons ATGATGGAGGCGTTCGCACAGCGCTACTGCCTGTGCAACCCGGGCgtgttcacctgcacag ACACGTGTTACGTGCTGTCGTTCGCCGTGATCATGCTCAACACGAGCCTGCACAACCCCAACGCGTCTTGCGACAAACCTCGGCCGAAGCTTAGGGCTGGCCAAATCAAGGGTATCAACGGCGGCGACCTGCCcgaggagctgctcagg AACCTGTACGAGAGCATCCGCTCGGAGCCCTTCAAGATCCCCGAGGACGACGGCAACGATCTCACGCACACCTTCTTCAACCCCGACCGCGAGGGCTGGCTGCTCAAGCTGG